In Gimesia panareensis, the genomic window CCTGAGGTTCCGATTTGATTTCCTCCGAGACCTCGGCCAGACTCTCGGGGTACACAACCGGCGCAGCAGTGGACGGCTGCGGATCTTCGATGCTATCAGCAGCCGGTTTGATTTGAACGACCGAAGGCGCCGGATCGGGTTCCGACCGGGTCATTTTCTGCCGGGAAGCGGCGCAGCCTTCGGAAAGGACTGCGAGTAACAGGATCCAAACTCTTAACATGGTTTCTTGACTTATTTTGGCGGGTAATAACTACGGACTGTTTAACCAGCACAGTTACTATATAAGTTATAACGCGTATTGTTTAACATTTCGGCAGTGCAGGATTGCGGAATTGATCGTAACTCCAGCCGGTGTGAACGGAACCAGAGAAAGACTCTCTTTAACCGCCAGAGACAGCCAAGGCGGCATACTTAACGTAAATCTCCTATTTTACTTCGGAAGCTTGGGCGGCTTGCTTTTGGAGCTTTTCTGCCCTGGTTCTTCCAGCGAAATCGAAGGGGGAAAACCGTTGAGTTTCCGCCAGACCTCGTACCAGAGGGGCACCTGATTCAAGAGCACCCAGGCATTTGCACGCACCCCCTGCCGTAGGAAGCGGTCCTGGGGCCAGGGCTGGTCATCGGGATCGGGTCTGACCAGGATGCGGAATTTTCCGCGACCGTCATCAATGGCATCCACCGAAACGACCTCCCCGCCAAAGGTGCCGACCGCGACAGAAGGCCAGCCGGCAAACTGGATGGCAGGCCAGCCTTCGAACTGCAAACGCACGTGTCTGCCGGGCTCGACGAGGGGGGCATCGTTGCCATCAAGCCAGATCTGCACGGAACGATCTTTGGTAAACGGGACGATCGTGCAGATGGGATCCCCCTGCTTCAAAATGGCGGTTCCCAGGTTCGGAGTAATATGCACGATGTAGCCGTCAAAAGGTGCCTTGATGATCTGGTTCTGCTGACGGGAGACTTTGACCTGCATGTCGAGCACATCTTTTTCCGCTTTATTCAGCTCCTGTCGGGACTTGGCAATATCGCTCTCCGCCTTGGAGACATCGCCATTCGCTTTTCTGAGCAGGGCTTTGGCTTTGTCGATCTCGGCCTGTGCCTTCTGGATCTTGGCGTTACGCTCGCTCTGTTTGCCCGCGAGTTCGTCTTTGGCGGCGGCGTAATAGAACTCGGCCCCCTTGGCCTTACTCATTGCCTCTTTCAGTTTGCGCTGAACTTCCTGCAGCTTCTGGAGCGCGATATTATTCTCGGCATACAGGGTTTTCATCCGATCGAATTCGGCCTGCAGCTGAGGAATCGCTGCCTCTAACTCCAGCAGTTTCTGTTGTTCGGCTTTGACCTTTTTCGCTGCCACCTCGATGTAGGAATCCTGGGCCGCGATCGTTTCCTGTTTGACGGTTTCGTAGGCCTGGACCTGGTCCCGATAGGATTCAACGATCGTTTTAGAAGCCTCCAGTGCCCGCTGACTGGCTTCCAAATGCTGTCCTGCAGCGGTAACCGCCTGGCGGGAGTTCAAAAGCTGCATGTCCAGCCGAGCCGCATAGGATTCGTCCAGGTCACGAATTTCGGCAATCACCTGCCCTTTTTTGACCTGCGCATTTTCGTAAATCTCGTCTCCCCAGCGGGCGATTTTTCCCTTGATGGTTGCCTGGATCACCTGCTGCCGCTGATCGGGAGAGTAAGCGAGCACATTCCCGGTCCCGGTGACCGACTGCTGCCAGGGGGCGAACATCATTAATAGGATGGTCGCGATCAACATCAGGAACAGAACTTTCGCGATCCGCCGCGCCAGGCGGGAGGAACGCACGAGTCGCAGGGAGGGCATACTCGATTCGCTGTAGGCGACGGGCGTCAACATCGATAACCGCTGCTCTTCTGCCTGAGAGGCGGGTACATCCAGAGAGGGTTTAACTGACATCGGCGGGTCCTCCTGAAAGAATCGCTTCCGCATCCGGGAAAGCATGCACGCTGGTTCCCAGTTCCACCAGGTTCCGTCTGCCCGTGACCATGATCAGAGTCCAGAGCCGTGCCGGCTCGCTGAGCATGCGGGTCAGCGACTCTGCTTCTTCATCCGGGAGCGCATCGAGCAGACCGTCTATCAGCAGCAGTCGCGGCCGTCCCACAATTGCCCGGGCCAGCATCAGTTTCCGGGTCTGATTTTCAGTCAGGGGATAGCCATGATCCACCAACCGAGTCTGCAGTCCCTGGGGCAACTGCAGAACCTGCTCATACAGGCCCACCCACTCCAGGGCTTCGCGGACGTCGCTGGTGGAAACATAGGGGCGCTCCAGATGAATATTTTCTTCCAATGTGCCGGTGAAGATTTCAATATTCCGCACCAGGGCCACATGCTTCCGCAGGGCATCGGGGCGCATGTCGCGAGGATCGATCTCGTTAATGGAAACGTGCCCTTTGGCGGGGGGAGACAGTCCGAAGAGCAGATCCAGCAGGCGACTCTTTCCGCTGCCGCTGGGTCCGGTCAGCATCAGCCGCCCGCCACTTTCGACATGCAGATCGATCTGGTGATCGCTGGTTCCGCCGTGAAAGTTCGTAAAGCCCACGCCATTCACACTGACCTCAGCCGGTTCGTGCTGAGAGATCTGCAGCAGGCCATCCTGTCGTTCCATGGGCAGGTCGAACAGCACGCCCAGCTTGTCCACGGAAGCGAGGAGATCGTAATAACTCTGCAGGTGTTTTCCCATCTTGGCGAAGGAGCCGACAATCACGGTGACGATCAGCTCTGCCGCCACCAGTTCCCCGAGGGTCAGCTGCCCGGCAATCACCAGCCAGCCCCCCAGTCCCAGCAGCGTGGTGCTGGCGGCTGCCTGCAGTCCGAGTGCAAACACGATCTGCCGCATCACGATCCTGAAGTGTTTTTTCCGTGCATTCAGATACTCGTAGGTATAATGGTCGGCCTGATCGAGGGCGAACTCCGCTGCCCCCCGGTAACGAAACGCGGTCGGACAGCCAATGAGATCTTCCAGCCAGGAGGCAACCGTGTACTTGGCTTTCGATTCTTTAATGCTGGTATTCACCGCCCCGCGCCCGAGGACAAAAATCACAAACAGGATCAGCGCCAGCAGCACGATATCGAAGCCCAACAGCCAGGGGTGATAAAAGGCCAGCACGGTCATCCCGATCAGCGTATTCAGGACCAGGGAGATCCCATCCAGCATCAGCGCCGATGAAGCCTTCTGGACGGTGATCACATCAAAGAAGCGATTGACCAGTTCCCGGCCCGACTGTCCGGCAAGTGCGCCGGGGACTACGCGCGGCAGTCGATAAGAGAGATCCGCAGCCACACGGGCAAAGATCCGGCGTTGTATGATTTCCACCACGTACGTCTGCAGTCCGAGCAATGCCGCAGAAAACGAAAGGAAGGCGAGCAGCATCAGTGCGAGAATCACGACCGGCTGAAGCAGACGACCGAAGGCGACAGTATTCACCAGCGATTCGACTGCCAGCGGAGTCGCCAGGGCGAGCAGCCCCGTGATCAGGGCAAACACGGTGACCGTCCAGATGTCGGCTGCTTCGGGTTTCATCAAAGTCAGTACCCGGTCCAGCGGAGGCAAATGATGCGTCTCATGTGCACCATCGCTGGAGGCAGACAGGTCCGGCTTGATCACCAGGCAACGCACCACCTGGTCGCGTTCGTTCAACTCCAGCAAGCGTCTCAATCGGCGGGAGCTGACCCAGAGACGGCTCTCGTTCTGTTCGGGTTGCAGCAACTGAAAGCGTTGCCGCTTGCTGCTTAACAGCGCGACCCAGTGGGGGGGATCTCCCACGCGGGTGATGACACGCCCCCCTTCCCTGGTAATGTTGCGGACTTCACGAAAGGTGCAATCCATGAGTTTGAATTTCAAACCCAGGCTGCGGCTGGCTTCAATCAGCCAGCTCCACCAGTGATCTTCGTGTTGTGAAGTTGTTGCTGCTGCAGATTCGATCAA contains:
- a CDS encoding peptidase domain-containing ABC transporter; amino-acid sequence: MNLDRSDIKAAAWLFEQLSIEAGHAADRSRIQRTLIESAAATTSQHEDHWWSWLIEASRSLGLKFKLMDCTFREVRNITREGGRVITRVGDPPHWVALLSSKRQRFQLLQPEQNESRLWVSSRRLRRLLELNERDQVVRCLVIKPDLSASSDGAHETHHLPPLDRVLTLMKPEAADIWTVTVFALITGLLALATPLAVESLVNTVAFGRLLQPVVILALMLLAFLSFSAALLGLQTYVVEIIQRRIFARVAADLSYRLPRVVPGALAGQSGRELVNRFFDVITVQKASSALMLDGISLVLNTLIGMTVLAFYHPWLLGFDIVLLALILFVIFVLGRGAVNTSIKESKAKYTVASWLEDLIGCPTAFRYRGAAEFALDQADHYTYEYLNARKKHFRIVMRQIVFALGLQAAASTTLLGLGGWLVIAGQLTLGELVAAELIVTVIVGSFAKMGKHLQSYYDLLASVDKLGVLFDLPMERQDGLLQISQHEPAEVSVNGVGFTNFHGGTSDHQIDLHVESGGRLMLTGPSGSGKSRLLDLLFGLSPPAKGHVSINEIDPRDMRPDALRKHVALVRNIEIFTGTLEENIHLERPYVSTSDVREALEWVGLYEQVLQLPQGLQTRLVDHGYPLTENQTRKLMLARAIVGRPRLLLIDGLLDALPDEEAESLTRMLSEPARLWTLIMVTGRRNLVELGTSVHAFPDAEAILSGGPADVS
- a CDS encoding HlyD family secretion protein — translated: MSVKPSLDVPASQAEEQRLSMLTPVAYSESSMPSLRLVRSSRLARRIAKVLFLMLIATILLMMFAPWQQSVTGTGNVLAYSPDQRQQVIQATIKGKIARWGDEIYENAQVKKGQVIAEIRDLDESYAARLDMQLLNSRQAVTAAGQHLEASQRALEASKTIVESYRDQVQAYETVKQETIAAQDSYIEVAAKKVKAEQQKLLELEAAIPQLQAEFDRMKTLYAENNIALQKLQEVQRKLKEAMSKAKGAEFYYAAAKDELAGKQSERNAKIQKAQAEIDKAKALLRKANGDVSKAESDIAKSRQELNKAEKDVLDMQVKVSRQQNQIIKAPFDGYIVHITPNLGTAILKQGDPICTIVPFTKDRSVQIWLDGNDAPLVEPGRHVRLQFEGWPAIQFAGWPSVAVGTFGGEVVSVDAIDDGRGKFRILVRPDPDDQPWPQDRFLRQGVRANAWVLLNQVPLWYEVWRKLNGFPPSISLEEPGQKSSKSKPPKLPK